In the genome of Nocardia sp. NBC_00416, one region contains:
- a CDS encoding Clp protease N-terminal domain-containing protein, with protein sequence MTSPVRLDDLIEVIKKARPDNALEQLADAVVTAGHLGELADHLIGHFVDQARRSGASWTEIGTSMGVSKQAAQKRFVPKPPGDPAAEMDPNAGFGKFTERARVVVVAAQEAANGSGSAEISLAHLVLGLLSEGDSLAVRLIVDQGVSTADLGNAAVAAAGAEPGAAITPEDLAAATAARKMSGLVPFGADAKKALELTFREALRLGHNYIGTEHILLALLEQENGSGILTAAGLRKDALEARLVEILQQIVAAKE encoded by the coding sequence ATGACTTCACCAGTACGTTTGGACGACCTCATCGAGGTCATCAAGAAGGCCCGGCCCGACAATGCGCTGGAACAACTCGCCGACGCGGTGGTGACCGCGGGCCATCTCGGCGAGTTGGCCGACCATCTGATCGGGCATTTCGTCGACCAGGCCCGACGTTCCGGTGCTTCCTGGACCGAGATCGGCACGAGTATGGGCGTCAGCAAGCAGGCGGCGCAGAAGCGATTCGTGCCCAAACCGCCGGGGGATCCCGCCGCCGAGATGGACCCGAACGCGGGCTTCGGAAAATTCACCGAGCGCGCTCGGGTGGTGGTGGTGGCCGCGCAGGAGGCCGCCAACGGCAGCGGCAGCGCCGAGATCTCCCTCGCTCATCTGGTGCTGGGTCTGCTCAGCGAGGGCGACAGCCTGGCTGTGCGGTTGATCGTCGATCAGGGCGTCTCCACGGCGGATCTGGGGAACGCGGCGGTCGCCGCCGCGGGGGCGGAGCCGGGCGCGGCGATCACGCCGGAGGATCTCGCGGCCGCGACCGCCGCCCGGAAGATGAGCGGTCTGGTCCCCTTCGGCGCCGACGCCAAGAAGGCGCTGGAACTGACTTTCCGTGAAGCGCTGCGCCTGGGTCACAACTACATCGGCACCGAGCACATCCTGCTCGCGCTGCTGGAGCAGGAGAACGGCTCGGGAATCCTGACCGCCGCCGGACTGCGCAAGGATGCCCTCGAGGCCCGGCTCGTCGAGATACTGCAGCAGATCGTCGCCGCGAAGGAATGA
- the groL gene encoding chaperonin GroEL (60 kDa chaperone family; promotes refolding of misfolded polypeptides especially under stressful conditions; forms two stacked rings of heptamers to form a barrel-shaped 14mer; ends can be capped by GroES; misfolded proteins enter the barrel where they are refolded when GroES binds) translates to MAKTIAYDEEARRGLERGLNALADAVKVTLGPKGRNVVLEKKWGAPTITNDGVSIAKEIELEDPYEKIGAELVKEVAKKTDDVAGDGTTTATVLAQALVREGLRNVAAGANPLGLKRGIEKAVEAVTAALLGTAKEVETKEQIAATAGISAGDPSIGELIAEAMDKVGKEGVITVEEAQTFGLSLELTEGMRFDKGYISGYFVTDPERQEAVLEDPYLLLVGSKVSTVKDLLPLLEKVIQAGKPLLIIAEDVEGEALSTLVVNKIRGTFKSVAVKAPGFGDRRKAQLADIAILTGGEVISEEVGLSLETAGIELLGQARKVVVTKDETTIVEGAGDAEAIQGRVAQIRTEIENSDSDYDREKLQERLAKLAGGVAVIKAGAATEVELKERKHRIEDAVRNAKAAVEEGIVAGGGVALLQAAPALDDLKLEGDEATGANIVRVALSAPLKQIAFNAGLEPGVVAEKVSNLPAGSGLNAQTNEYEDLLSAGVADPVKVTRSALQNAASIAALFLTTEAVVADKPEKASAAPADPTGGMGGMDF, encoded by the coding sequence ATGGCCAAGACAATTGCGTATGACGAAGAGGCCCGTCGCGGCCTCGAGCGGGGTCTGAACGCCCTCGCCGACGCGGTCAAGGTGACGCTGGGGCCGAAGGGCCGCAACGTCGTGCTCGAGAAGAAGTGGGGCGCCCCCACGATCACCAACGATGGTGTGTCCATCGCCAAGGAGATCGAGCTGGAGGACCCGTACGAGAAGATCGGCGCCGAGCTGGTCAAGGAAGTCGCCAAGAAGACCGACGATGTCGCGGGCGACGGCACCACCACCGCCACCGTGCTCGCCCAGGCGCTGGTGCGCGAGGGTCTGCGCAATGTTGCGGCCGGCGCGAACCCGTTGGGTCTGAAGCGCGGCATCGAGAAGGCCGTCGAGGCCGTCACCGCTGCTCTGCTCGGCACCGCCAAGGAAGTCGAGACCAAAGAGCAGATCGCCGCCACCGCCGGTATCTCCGCGGGTGACCCGTCCATCGGCGAGCTCATCGCCGAGGCCATGGACAAGGTCGGCAAAGAAGGCGTCATCACCGTCGAAGAGGCGCAGACCTTCGGTCTGTCGCTGGAGCTCACCGAGGGTATGCGCTTCGACAAGGGCTACATCTCGGGTTACTTCGTCACCGACCCCGAGCGTCAGGAAGCGGTCCTCGAGGATCCCTACCTGCTGCTGGTCGGCTCGAAGGTCTCCACCGTCAAGGACCTGCTGCCGCTGCTGGAGAAGGTCATCCAGGCCGGCAAGCCGCTGCTGATCATCGCCGAGGACGTCGAGGGCGAAGCCCTGTCGACCCTCGTCGTGAACAAGATCCGCGGCACCTTCAAGTCCGTCGCCGTCAAGGCTCCGGGCTTCGGTGACCGTCGCAAGGCCCAGCTCGCCGATATCGCCATCCTCACCGGTGGCGAGGTCATCAGCGAAGAGGTCGGCCTCTCCCTGGAGACCGCCGGCATCGAGCTGCTCGGCCAGGCGCGCAAGGTCGTCGTCACCAAGGACGAGACCACCATCGTCGAGGGCGCGGGCGACGCGGAGGCCATTCAGGGCCGCGTGGCGCAGATCCGCACCGAGATCGAGAACTCGGATTCGGACTACGACCGGGAGAAGCTGCAGGAGCGTCTGGCCAAGCTGGCCGGCGGTGTTGCGGTCATCAAGGCCGGTGCCGCGACCGAGGTCGAGCTCAAGGAGCGCAAGCACCGCATCGAAGATGCCGTGCGCAACGCGAAGGCCGCCGTCGAAGAGGGCATCGTCGCCGGTGGCGGCGTGGCCCTGCTGCAGGCTGCCCCGGCTCTGGATGATCTGAAGCTCGAGGGTGACGAGGCGACCGGCGCGAACATCGTTCGCGTGGCGCTGTCGGCTCCGCTGAAGCAGATCGCCTTCAACGCGGGCCTCGAGCCCGGTGTCGTCGCGGAAAAGGTTTCGAACCTGCCCGCCGGCAGCGGTCTGAACGCTCAGACCAACGAGTACGAGGACCTGCTGTCCGCCGGCGTCGCCGACCCGGTCAAGGTCACCCGTTCGGCCCTGCAGAACGCGGCCTCCATCGCGGCCCTGTTCCTCACCACCGAGGCCGTTGTCGCCGATAAGCCGGAGAAGGCCTCGGCCGCCCCGGCCGATCCGACCGGCGGCATGGGTGGCATGGACTTCTGA
- a CDS encoding DUF222 domain-containing protein gives MADETDSDLVAGEHRDDLLRALTYVSTESLSDGSYVVNGDLPPEVAPPFIRAIMRVEAELLLHDAEFVTIDEGEPRTPEERRADAFLALALRVTDSL, from the coding sequence ATGGCGGATGAAACGGACTCCGACCTGGTGGCCGGTGAGCACCGGGACGATCTGCTGCGCGCACTGACCTATGTCTCCACCGAATCCCTGTCGGACGGGAGTTATGTGGTCAACGGCGACCTACCGCCGGAAGTCGCGCCGCCGTTCATTCGCGCCATCATGCGGGTCGAAGCGGAGTTGCTGCTGCACGATGCCGAATTCGTCACGATCGACGAGGGGGAGCCCCGGACGCCGGAGGAGCGGCGCGCGGATGCCTTTCTCGCCCTTGCCCTACGGGTCACCGACAGCCTCTGA